Proteins from one Nymphalis io chromosome 23, ilAglIoxx1.1, whole genome shotgun sequence genomic window:
- the LOC126777515 gene encoding PRKCA-binding protein isoform X1, whose amino-acid sequence MMQEYDDDFFFEEDKMSVCHRTQYLKEPKYYTNDMFEDRIKSKHGNLKTSLSLSVDSVLLTMEDTKTTGCDGKSEEQIQDQDNPDCIFNDMRQERFMIQHQNLMGMTVTSGSVVLNKDEKNLIGISIGGGAPLCPCLYIVQIFDNTPAAKDGILQSGDELVGVNGQSVKGKTKVEVAKMIQSAKETVTINYNKLHADPKQGKSLDIIMKKMKHRLVENMSTGTADALGLSRAILCNDTLVAKLNEMRDTETTYKRLVEHAKRMLKSYFDVLQTYKSLGDIFATIGVREPQARASEAFTKFGSYHRLLERDGIKMLKTLKPILADMGTYLHKAIPDTKLTIRKYADTKFEYLSYCLKVKEMDDEEYGYNAIQEPLYRVETGNYEYRLILRCRQEARNRFARLRSDVLVKLELLDNKKTQDVAYQLRRFIQGLAVYLNETVEHLKENSSLFPVEVDLSQNAFQYKSTAQIIQDSQDDDEEIEFGKEIQEYHDVSDDESKDNKAANRRQDQDKDTTDSSDQLLPDLTASLDVDSNVKTDSDNLKLLTELGLADTKTDDFGDFQNGLDDFLKNKTETEDVFDKLLNDLNIGQ is encoded by the exons atgatGCAGGAATACGACGACGATTTCTTCTTCGAAGAGGACAAAAT GAGCGTTTGTCATCGGACACAATATTTAAAGGAACCAAAATACTACACCAACGATATGTTTGAGGACagaat tAAATCCAAACATGGAAATTTAAAAACGTCTCTTTCGTTATCTGTTGACag TGTATTATTAACAATGGAAGATACTAAAACAACAGGATGCGATGGAAAATCAGAAGA acaaaTACAAGATCAGGATAACCCGGATTGCATTTTCAACGATATGCGTCAAGAGAGATTTATGATTCAGCACCAGAACCTTAT GGGAATGACGGTGACGTCAGGAAGTGTGGTTCTAAATAAAGACGAGAAAAACCTCATCGGTATCAGTATAGGTGGTGGAGCACCTTTATGCCCTTGCTTATATATTGTACAG ATATTTGATAACACACCCGCAGCTAAAGATGGTATACTACAGAGTGGTGATGAACTTGTTGGCGTTAACGGTCAGAGCGTCAAGGGGAAGACTAAAGTCGAAGTCGCCAAAATGATACAATCTGCCAAG GAAACTGTTACCATAAACTATAACAAACTCCACGCAGATCCAAAACAAGGCAAATCTCTGGATATTATAATGAAGAAGATGAAGCATAGACTTGTGGAGAATATGTCGACAGGCACAGCAGATGCATTAGGTCTATCTAGGGCTATACTCTGTAACGACACGCTGGTAGCGAAGCTGAATGAAATGAGAGATACGGAGACAACGTATAAGAGATTGGTAGAACATGCCAAAAG aatGCTCAAATCATATTTTGATGTTCTGCAAACTTACAAATCATTGGGGGATATTTTTGCGACTATCGGTGTCAGGGAACCTCAAGCCAGAGCCTCAGAAGCTTTTACCAAATTTGGATCCTACCACAGATTACTCGAGAGAGACGGAATCAAAATGTTGAAGACCTTGAAGCCA atCCTAGCAGATATGGGTAcatacttgcacaaagctattcCTGATACAAAGCTAACGATACGCAAATACGCAGACACGAAATTCGAATATCTATCATATTGCTTGAAAGTCAAAGAAATGGACGACGAGGAATATGGATACAACGCTATACAGGAACCATTGTATAGGGTCGAAACCGGTAATTACGAATATAG ATTGATCCTCCGTTGCCGTCAAGAAGCTAGGAACAGGTTCGCAAGATTAAGATCAGATGTTCTGGTTAAATTAGAACTTCTAGACAACAAGAAGACTCAAGACGTAGCTTATCAGCTGAGAAGATTCATTCAAGGATTAGCAGTTTATCTAAA tGAAACGGTTGAACATTTGAAGGAGAATTCTTCTTTATTCCCTGTCGAAGTTGATCTATCACAGAACGCCTTCCAGTACAAATCTACAGCACAGattatacaa GACAGTCAAGATGACGACGAAGAAATTGAGTTCGGTAAGGAAATACAAGAATATCACGATGTATCTGACGACGAATCGAAAGATAATAAAGCGGCGAACCGTCGTCAGGATCAAGACAAAGATACAACCGACTCATCTGATCAATTGCTTCCCGATTTGACAGCTAGCCTTGACGTTGACAGCAACGTCAAAACTGACAGTGACAACTTAAAGTTATTAACAGAGTTAGGGTTGGCGGACACTAAGACGGATGATTTTGGCGATTTCCAAAACGGTCTCGacgattttcttaaaaataaaaccgaaaCGGAAGACGTTTTTGATAAGTTGTTAAATGACTTAAACATTGgtcaataa
- the LOC126777515 gene encoding PRKCA-binding protein isoform X2, whose translation MMQEYDDDFFFEEDKIKSKHGNLKTSLSLSVDSVLLTMEDTKTTGCDGKSEEQIQDQDNPDCIFNDMRQERFMIQHQNLMGMTVTSGSVVLNKDEKNLIGISIGGGAPLCPCLYIVQIFDNTPAAKDGILQSGDELVGVNGQSVKGKTKVEVAKMIQSAKETVTINYNKLHADPKQGKSLDIIMKKMKHRLVENMSTGTADALGLSRAILCNDTLVAKLNEMRDTETTYKRLVEHAKRMLKSYFDVLQTYKSLGDIFATIGVREPQARASEAFTKFGSYHRLLERDGIKMLKTLKPILADMGTYLHKAIPDTKLTIRKYADTKFEYLSYCLKVKEMDDEEYGYNAIQEPLYRVETGNYEYRLILRCRQEARNRFARLRSDVLVKLELLDNKKTQDVAYQLRRFIQGLAVYLNETVEHLKENSSLFPVEVDLSQNAFQYKSTAQIIQDSQDDDEEIEFGKEIQEYHDVSDDESKDNKAANRRQDQDKDTTDSSDQLLPDLTASLDVDSNVKTDSDNLKLLTELGLADTKTDDFGDFQNGLDDFLKNKTETEDVFDKLLNDLNIGQ comes from the exons atgatGCAGGAATACGACGACGATTTCTTCTTCGAAGAGGACAAAAT tAAATCCAAACATGGAAATTTAAAAACGTCTCTTTCGTTATCTGTTGACag TGTATTATTAACAATGGAAGATACTAAAACAACAGGATGCGATGGAAAATCAGAAGA acaaaTACAAGATCAGGATAACCCGGATTGCATTTTCAACGATATGCGTCAAGAGAGATTTATGATTCAGCACCAGAACCTTAT GGGAATGACGGTGACGTCAGGAAGTGTGGTTCTAAATAAAGACGAGAAAAACCTCATCGGTATCAGTATAGGTGGTGGAGCACCTTTATGCCCTTGCTTATATATTGTACAG ATATTTGATAACACACCCGCAGCTAAAGATGGTATACTACAGAGTGGTGATGAACTTGTTGGCGTTAACGGTCAGAGCGTCAAGGGGAAGACTAAAGTCGAAGTCGCCAAAATGATACAATCTGCCAAG GAAACTGTTACCATAAACTATAACAAACTCCACGCAGATCCAAAACAAGGCAAATCTCTGGATATTATAATGAAGAAGATGAAGCATAGACTTGTGGAGAATATGTCGACAGGCACAGCAGATGCATTAGGTCTATCTAGGGCTATACTCTGTAACGACACGCTGGTAGCGAAGCTGAATGAAATGAGAGATACGGAGACAACGTATAAGAGATTGGTAGAACATGCCAAAAG aatGCTCAAATCATATTTTGATGTTCTGCAAACTTACAAATCATTGGGGGATATTTTTGCGACTATCGGTGTCAGGGAACCTCAAGCCAGAGCCTCAGAAGCTTTTACCAAATTTGGATCCTACCACAGATTACTCGAGAGAGACGGAATCAAAATGTTGAAGACCTTGAAGCCA atCCTAGCAGATATGGGTAcatacttgcacaaagctattcCTGATACAAAGCTAACGATACGCAAATACGCAGACACGAAATTCGAATATCTATCATATTGCTTGAAAGTCAAAGAAATGGACGACGAGGAATATGGATACAACGCTATACAGGAACCATTGTATAGGGTCGAAACCGGTAATTACGAATATAG ATTGATCCTCCGTTGCCGTCAAGAAGCTAGGAACAGGTTCGCAAGATTAAGATCAGATGTTCTGGTTAAATTAGAACTTCTAGACAACAAGAAGACTCAAGACGTAGCTTATCAGCTGAGAAGATTCATTCAAGGATTAGCAGTTTATCTAAA tGAAACGGTTGAACATTTGAAGGAGAATTCTTCTTTATTCCCTGTCGAAGTTGATCTATCACAGAACGCCTTCCAGTACAAATCTACAGCACAGattatacaa GACAGTCAAGATGACGACGAAGAAATTGAGTTCGGTAAGGAAATACAAGAATATCACGATGTATCTGACGACGAATCGAAAGATAATAAAGCGGCGAACCGTCGTCAGGATCAAGACAAAGATACAACCGACTCATCTGATCAATTGCTTCCCGATTTGACAGCTAGCCTTGACGTTGACAGCAACGTCAAAACTGACAGTGACAACTTAAAGTTATTAACAGAGTTAGGGTTGGCGGACACTAAGACGGATGATTTTGGCGATTTCCAAAACGGTCTCGacgattttcttaaaaataaaaccgaaaCGGAAGACGTTTTTGATAAGTTGTTAAATGACTTAAACATTGgtcaataa
- the LOC126777515 gene encoding PRKCA-binding protein isoform X3, with product MMQEYDDDFFFEEDKMSVCHRTQYLKEPKYYTNDMFEDRMGMTVTSGSVVLNKDEKNLIGISIGGGAPLCPCLYIVQIFDNTPAAKDGILQSGDELVGVNGQSVKGKTKVEVAKMIQSAKETVTINYNKLHADPKQGKSLDIIMKKMKHRLVENMSTGTADALGLSRAILCNDTLVAKLNEMRDTETTYKRLVEHAKRMLKSYFDVLQTYKSLGDIFATIGVREPQARASEAFTKFGSYHRLLERDGIKMLKTLKPILADMGTYLHKAIPDTKLTIRKYADTKFEYLSYCLKVKEMDDEEYGYNAIQEPLYRVETGNYEYRLILRCRQEARNRFARLRSDVLVKLELLDNKKTQDVAYQLRRFIQGLAVYLNETVEHLKENSSLFPVEVDLSQNAFQYKSTAQIIQDSQDDDEEIEFGKEIQEYHDVSDDESKDNKAANRRQDQDKDTTDSSDQLLPDLTASLDVDSNVKTDSDNLKLLTELGLADTKTDDFGDFQNGLDDFLKNKTETEDVFDKLLNDLNIGQ from the exons atgatGCAGGAATACGACGACGATTTCTTCTTCGAAGAGGACAAAAT GAGCGTTTGTCATCGGACACAATATTTAAAGGAACCAAAATACTACACCAACGATATGTTTGAGGACagaat GGGAATGACGGTGACGTCAGGAAGTGTGGTTCTAAATAAAGACGAGAAAAACCTCATCGGTATCAGTATAGGTGGTGGAGCACCTTTATGCCCTTGCTTATATATTGTACAG ATATTTGATAACACACCCGCAGCTAAAGATGGTATACTACAGAGTGGTGATGAACTTGTTGGCGTTAACGGTCAGAGCGTCAAGGGGAAGACTAAAGTCGAAGTCGCCAAAATGATACAATCTGCCAAG GAAACTGTTACCATAAACTATAACAAACTCCACGCAGATCCAAAACAAGGCAAATCTCTGGATATTATAATGAAGAAGATGAAGCATAGACTTGTGGAGAATATGTCGACAGGCACAGCAGATGCATTAGGTCTATCTAGGGCTATACTCTGTAACGACACGCTGGTAGCGAAGCTGAATGAAATGAGAGATACGGAGACAACGTATAAGAGATTGGTAGAACATGCCAAAAG aatGCTCAAATCATATTTTGATGTTCTGCAAACTTACAAATCATTGGGGGATATTTTTGCGACTATCGGTGTCAGGGAACCTCAAGCCAGAGCCTCAGAAGCTTTTACCAAATTTGGATCCTACCACAGATTACTCGAGAGAGACGGAATCAAAATGTTGAAGACCTTGAAGCCA atCCTAGCAGATATGGGTAcatacttgcacaaagctattcCTGATACAAAGCTAACGATACGCAAATACGCAGACACGAAATTCGAATATCTATCATATTGCTTGAAAGTCAAAGAAATGGACGACGAGGAATATGGATACAACGCTATACAGGAACCATTGTATAGGGTCGAAACCGGTAATTACGAATATAG ATTGATCCTCCGTTGCCGTCAAGAAGCTAGGAACAGGTTCGCAAGATTAAGATCAGATGTTCTGGTTAAATTAGAACTTCTAGACAACAAGAAGACTCAAGACGTAGCTTATCAGCTGAGAAGATTCATTCAAGGATTAGCAGTTTATCTAAA tGAAACGGTTGAACATTTGAAGGAGAATTCTTCTTTATTCCCTGTCGAAGTTGATCTATCACAGAACGCCTTCCAGTACAAATCTACAGCACAGattatacaa GACAGTCAAGATGACGACGAAGAAATTGAGTTCGGTAAGGAAATACAAGAATATCACGATGTATCTGACGACGAATCGAAAGATAATAAAGCGGCGAACCGTCGTCAGGATCAAGACAAAGATACAACCGACTCATCTGATCAATTGCTTCCCGATTTGACAGCTAGCCTTGACGTTGACAGCAACGTCAAAACTGACAGTGACAACTTAAAGTTATTAACAGAGTTAGGGTTGGCGGACACTAAGACGGATGATTTTGGCGATTTCCAAAACGGTCTCGacgattttcttaaaaataaaaccgaaaCGGAAGACGTTTTTGATAAGTTGTTAAATGACTTAAACATTGgtcaataa
- the LOC126777587 gene encoding charged multivesicular body protein 4c produces MSFLGKLFGGKKEEKGPTTHEAIQKLRETEELLIKKQEFLERKIEVEIQTARKNGTKNKRAAIAALKRKKRYEKQLTQIDGTLTQIEAQREALEGANTNAQVLNTMKEAANAMKLAHKDIDVDKVHDIMDDIAEQHDISREITDAISNNVAFSNDIDEDELERELEELEQEELDKEMIGINVPSDSLPEVPSTEPVPAKSKPSKSDEDDKDFALLKSWAT; encoded by the exons atgagTTTTCTCGGCAAATTATTTGGAGGGAAAAAAGAAGAGAAGGGTCCAACGACTCATGAAGCTATACAAAAGTTACGTGAAACTGAAGAGTTGCTGATCAAAAAGCAAGAATTTTTAGAGAGAAAGATTGAGGTAGAAATACAAACAGCTAGGAAAAATGGTACTAAGAACAAAAGAG CGGCAATTGCTGCATTAAAACGTAAGAAGCGGTATGAGAAGCAATTAACACAGATTGATGGTACACTTACCCAAATTGAAGCACAGAGGGAGGCACTTGAAGGTGCAAATACCAATGCCCAAGTTCTCAACACAATGAAAGAAGCAGCCAATGCCATGAAACTGGCACACAAGGATAT AGATGTAGACAAAGTTCACGATATAATGGACGATATAGCTGAACAGCATGATATATCTCGGGAGATAACGGACGCTATTAGCAACAATGTCGCCTTCTCTAATGACATTGATGAGGATGAACTTGAACGTGAACTGGAAGAATTAGAACAG gAGGAACTTGACAAGGAGATGATTGGTATCAACGTACCTTCAGACAGCCTTCCAGAGGTACCATCTACTGAACCCGTGCCTGCGAAATCTAAACCAAGCAAGTCTGACG aggATGACAAAGATTTTGCACTTCTCAAATCCTGGGCCACATAG
- the LOC126777515 gene encoding PRKCA-binding protein isoform X4 — MMQEYDDDFFFEEDKMGMTVTSGSVVLNKDEKNLIGISIGGGAPLCPCLYIVQIFDNTPAAKDGILQSGDELVGVNGQSVKGKTKVEVAKMIQSAKETVTINYNKLHADPKQGKSLDIIMKKMKHRLVENMSTGTADALGLSRAILCNDTLVAKLNEMRDTETTYKRLVEHAKRMLKSYFDVLQTYKSLGDIFATIGVREPQARASEAFTKFGSYHRLLERDGIKMLKTLKPILADMGTYLHKAIPDTKLTIRKYADTKFEYLSYCLKVKEMDDEEYGYNAIQEPLYRVETGNYEYRLILRCRQEARNRFARLRSDVLVKLELLDNKKTQDVAYQLRRFIQGLAVYLNETVEHLKENSSLFPVEVDLSQNAFQYKSTAQIIQDSQDDDEEIEFGKEIQEYHDVSDDESKDNKAANRRQDQDKDTTDSSDQLLPDLTASLDVDSNVKTDSDNLKLLTELGLADTKTDDFGDFQNGLDDFLKNKTETEDVFDKLLNDLNIGQ; from the exons atgatGCAGGAATACGACGACGATTTCTTCTTCGAAGAGGACAAAAT GGGAATGACGGTGACGTCAGGAAGTGTGGTTCTAAATAAAGACGAGAAAAACCTCATCGGTATCAGTATAGGTGGTGGAGCACCTTTATGCCCTTGCTTATATATTGTACAG ATATTTGATAACACACCCGCAGCTAAAGATGGTATACTACAGAGTGGTGATGAACTTGTTGGCGTTAACGGTCAGAGCGTCAAGGGGAAGACTAAAGTCGAAGTCGCCAAAATGATACAATCTGCCAAG GAAACTGTTACCATAAACTATAACAAACTCCACGCAGATCCAAAACAAGGCAAATCTCTGGATATTATAATGAAGAAGATGAAGCATAGACTTGTGGAGAATATGTCGACAGGCACAGCAGATGCATTAGGTCTATCTAGGGCTATACTCTGTAACGACACGCTGGTAGCGAAGCTGAATGAAATGAGAGATACGGAGACAACGTATAAGAGATTGGTAGAACATGCCAAAAG aatGCTCAAATCATATTTTGATGTTCTGCAAACTTACAAATCATTGGGGGATATTTTTGCGACTATCGGTGTCAGGGAACCTCAAGCCAGAGCCTCAGAAGCTTTTACCAAATTTGGATCCTACCACAGATTACTCGAGAGAGACGGAATCAAAATGTTGAAGACCTTGAAGCCA atCCTAGCAGATATGGGTAcatacttgcacaaagctattcCTGATACAAAGCTAACGATACGCAAATACGCAGACACGAAATTCGAATATCTATCATATTGCTTGAAAGTCAAAGAAATGGACGACGAGGAATATGGATACAACGCTATACAGGAACCATTGTATAGGGTCGAAACCGGTAATTACGAATATAG ATTGATCCTCCGTTGCCGTCAAGAAGCTAGGAACAGGTTCGCAAGATTAAGATCAGATGTTCTGGTTAAATTAGAACTTCTAGACAACAAGAAGACTCAAGACGTAGCTTATCAGCTGAGAAGATTCATTCAAGGATTAGCAGTTTATCTAAA tGAAACGGTTGAACATTTGAAGGAGAATTCTTCTTTATTCCCTGTCGAAGTTGATCTATCACAGAACGCCTTCCAGTACAAATCTACAGCACAGattatacaa GACAGTCAAGATGACGACGAAGAAATTGAGTTCGGTAAGGAAATACAAGAATATCACGATGTATCTGACGACGAATCGAAAGATAATAAAGCGGCGAACCGTCGTCAGGATCAAGACAAAGATACAACCGACTCATCTGATCAATTGCTTCCCGATTTGACAGCTAGCCTTGACGTTGACAGCAACGTCAAAACTGACAGTGACAACTTAAAGTTATTAACAGAGTTAGGGTTGGCGGACACTAAGACGGATGATTTTGGCGATTTCCAAAACGGTCTCGacgattttcttaaaaataaaaccgaaaCGGAAGACGTTTTTGATAAGTTGTTAAATGACTTAAACATTGgtcaataa
- the LOC126777529 gene encoding armadillo repeat-containing protein 6 homolog, which translates to MVRVITQETYDEVVKENIKEFDMTTEEAIKEAVAQFEAQGVDLSNIIKDLALSSGDNHLISITVEKLKEICQKNYDNLILSELDTLMAECKKDIAHRIRAGKEGAYEILIDLLETKFKMYTEEKNQQNELFVTKALKSLTILMDMQPDLLDNKGMDIMKSILDTADNENIFIATLQWISICCLRHEMNRQGIFAKNITANLKELLKKKENKKLLSETLLVIRRLTLDDDIRVEFGKAHEHARDLGVNLLESLDDLLNEHRRAPLVGELLQTQTALLVRHELCARVRPALAALLADNYDDAAVAAPAARLITALAGNDDVKRQIVKTGVVPIIVSLLKRHNGNPTTTASILRCISALCLREASHGKMFMENGAAEAIVESLAIHPDVAAVQKNGCWAVRNMVARYRDHNAKFLELGIEDALNKAYEKFGHDFGFDIKSALRDLECDVKFDEQWKGKGVQIEQ; encoded by the exons atggttcgtgtaataacTCAAGAAACGTATGATGAAGTTGTTAaggaaaatattaaagaatttgATATGACTACTGAAGAGGCAATTAAAGAAGCTGTAGCACAGTTTGAGGCACAG GGTGTAGATCTTTCAAATATCATAAAAGACCTCGCTTTGAGTTCTGGAGACAATCATCTAATCAGTATAACTGTGGAAAAGCTTAAAGAAATTTGCCAGAAaaactatgataatcttattttatCCGAATTAGATACATTGatg gcAGAATGCAAAAAAGATATAGCTCATAGGATAAGAGCTGGGAAAGAAGGTGCCTATGAGATTCTAATTGAtttattagaaacaaaatttaaaatgtacacaGAGGAAAAAAATCAGCAAAATGAATTGTTTGTTACTAAGGCTTTAAAGAGCTTGACAATTTTAATGGACATGCAGCCTGATTTACTTGATAACAAAGGCATGGATATAATGAAGAG TATTTTAGATACTGcagataatgaaaatattttcatagcCACATTGCAATGGATCAGTATATGCTGTCTCAGACATGAAATGAATAGGCAAGGGATATTTGCTAAAAATATCACTGCAAATTTGAAAGAATTACtgaagaaaaaagaaaacaaaaag ttgTTAAGTGAAACATTGCTAGTAATAAGAAGATTAACACTCGACGATGACATACGTGTGGAGTTCGGCAAAGCGCACGAACACGCGAGGGACTTGGGCGTCAATCTTCTAGAATCATTAGATGATTTGTTAAatg AGCACAGGCGGGCGCCGCTGGTGGGCGAGCTGCTGCAGACGCAGACGGCGCTGCTGGTGCGGCACGAGCTGTGCGCGCGCGTGCGGCCCGCGCTGGCGGCGCTGCTGGCCGACAACTACGACGACGCCGCCGtggccgcgcccgccgcccgccT GATAACAGCATTGGCTGGTAATGACGATGTGAAACGCCAGATAGTTAAAACCGGCGTCGTTCCTATCATTGTGTCGCTGCTGAAGAGACATAAC GGTAATCCGACAACAACAGCATCAATACTAAGGTGTATTTCGGCTTTGTGTCTGCGTGAAGCGTCGCACGGGAAAATGTTCATGGAGAACGGCGCCGCGGAGGCGATAGTGGAGTCCCTCGCGATACACCCAGACGTCGCTGCAGTGCAG AAAAACGGTTGCTGGGCTGTCCGCAACATGGTGGCGAGATATCGCGACCATAACGCGAAGTTTCTCGAACTGGGCATCGAAGACGCACTCAACAAGGCGTACGAGAAGTTCGGTCACGATTTCGGATTCGACATCAAGTCGGCGCTCCGTGACCTCGAGTGCGACGTTAAGTTCGACGAGCAATGGAAGGGAAAGGGGGTGCAAATAGAGCAATAA
- the LOC126777545 gene encoding tektin-4-like, translating to MSSIRNGDYLSFGGNNFGLTTIESWDRHNKKALKGDIIGVTDKNTSTTKNCIVKVNQTSCNDFCDSTEQLKHRFRHINYWKSELERAIQDIDAEINILEALRQQLKNAMDVLNIPEYIADECLQIRRNRMQSDMVYDEPQDELFNESVLIDNIKRLHRDMLRDIEIQLKMNVAAKNTLENDWSNKYLAFKYESYNADLETKSVNVKDSAGATRLSEGQSNVQSWEQHTVTALEQFKNAIDRSKELRERVDAVLINSARDLRSQDIRVNKALSDRIARTEQVKKELENQLQLTLAKIVETENILQTLHEETLKVIQRIQVAQTRLNIKNRRPNVENCREGSLIGLIEEIRDLNDSMSLLQNRSLETEKLRAELIHERSKIENEIIVKMKSLHIDNERCLFLRSHFQSAEKLCGF from the coding sequence ATGTCATCAATACGAAACGGGGATTATCTTTCATTCGGAGGCAACAATTTCGGTTTGACAACAATCGAAAGTTGGGACAGACACAACAAAAAAGCACTAAAAGGCGATATAATTGGTGTAACCGATAAAAACACGTCTACAACAAAGAACTGCATTGTTAAAGTAAATCAGACTTCTTGCAATGATTTCTGTGACAGTACTGAACAATTAAAACATAGATTTAGGCATATCAACTACTGGAAATCTGAACTTGAGAGAGCTATACAAGATATTGATGCCGAAATCAATATATTAGAAGCTTTGAGACAACAATTAAAGAATGCTATGGACGTTTTGAATATTCCCGAGTACATCGCTGACGAATGTTTGCAAATCAGACGTAATAGAATGCAATCTGATATGGTCTATGACGAACCACAAGACGAACTATTCAACGAGTCCGTTCTCATAGATAACATTAAGAGATTACACAGAGATATGCTAAGGGACATAGAAATTCAACTAAAAATGAACGTTGCTGCGAAAAACACACTTGAAAATGATTGGAGTAATAAATATTTGGCATTTAAGTATGAAAGCTATAATGCAGATTTGGAAACTAAATCGGTTAACGTCAAAGACTCAGCTGGTGCGACGAGACTCTCTGAGGGACAATCCAACGTTCAATCGTGGGAACAACATACAGTCACAGCGTTAGAACAATTTAAAAACGCTATAGACAGATCCAAGGAATTGAGAGAAAGAGTCGATGCTGTTTTGATAAATTCAGCACGGGATTTACGCTCACAAGATATAAGGGTCAACAAGGCCTTAAGTGATAGAATAGCTCGCACCGAACAAGTAAAGAAAGAACTAGAGAATCAATTGCAACTGACGCTTGCGAAGATCGTGGAAACAGAGAATATATTGCAGACATTACACGAGGAAACGTTGAAAGTGATACAGAGGATCCAGGTCGCGCAAACGAGATTAAACATTAAGAACCGCAGACCGAACGTAGAAAATTGTAGAGAAGGTTCATTGATTGGACTGATCGAGGAGATAAGGGACTTGAACGATAGTATGAGTCTATTGCAAAATAGATCTTTGGAAACTGAGAAATTGAGAGCCGAATTAATACACGAACGATCGAAAATTGAAAACGAGATCATCGTCAAGATGAAATCGTTGCATATCGATAACGAAAGGTGTTTGTTTCTGAGATCGCACTTCCAATCAGCGGAGAAGTTGTgtggtttttaa